Proteins from one Ricinus communis isolate WT05 ecotype wild-type chromosome 9, ASM1957865v1, whole genome shotgun sequence genomic window:
- the LOC107261332 gene encoding F-box/LRR-repeat protein At3g03030-like encodes MDSASKRQKYSKIGNEDRISKLPESIQCHILSFLFTNEAVTTSILCKRWRLVWTSLSVLSFHDYSYMKEEEMKSFVDFVNRVLILHANPVEEIELPLRRRGTPLLVRLPQLLFSCVSIKVLKLLIEDIPGLFEFDMLQVLLPPL; translated from the coding sequence ATGGATTCTGCATCAAAACGACAAAAATATAGCAAGATAGGAAATGAAGATAGGATCAGCAAATTGCCAGAGTCAATTCAGTGTCACATATTGTCATTTCTCTTCACAAACGAAGCCGTTACAACCAGCATTTTGTGCAAGAGATGGAGGCTCGTCTGGACCTCACTTTCTGTTTTATCTTTTCATGATTATTCTTAtatgaaagaagaagagatgaaATCATTTGTGGATTTTGTGAACAGGGTTCTGATTCTTCACGCAAACCCTGTTGAGGAGATTGAACTTCCCCTCAGAAGAAGAGGTACTCCTCTGCTTGTTCGGCTTCCCCAACTTCTTTTTAGTTGTGTATCTATAAAGGTATTGAAGCTTCTTATTGAAGATATACCTGGCCTTTTTGAATTCGATATGCTACAAGTCCTACTGCCGCCCCTATGA